DNA sequence from the Geitlerinema sp. PCC 9228 genome:
CGAGTTTAACATTTACCATCTTTCTTTGCTGCCCGGCTACGTTAAAAGAACCAGCCGTAGGAATGGAGTCCTTTCCCTAACAAATTGACACCAAGATAGCAAATCCATACCACAACCAAGCCAGCAGAAGCAAGAATCGCAGGTTTTCTACCTTGCCATCCCCGAGTAATGCGAGCGTGTAAGTAAGCAGCAAACACCAGCCAAACAATCAACGCCCAAGTTTCTTTGGGGTCCCAACTCCAGTAAGTTCCCCAAGCTTCATTTGCCCAAACCGCACCAGCAATAATGCCAATGGTGAGCAAAGGAAAGCCCAATCCAATAATGCGATAGCTGAGGTTATCTAAGGTTTCCGCTAGGTTCAAGCGATGGGGAGACAAAGAGAGGGTGTTACCTTCCGTGGTAACGGTGGTAGCGGTGGTGCGTTCTAAAACCGCCGTACTGCCAGTTGGGTTGTTGCTGGAGCTGCCGTTGTTGGTATAGCTGTTGCCGTTGCTAGCAAAAGCATTGGCAGACATAGAGGGCATTTGGTTGGCGGATGTATCTTTGCGGTAGTTACGGAAAGAGCCGTTGCCCACGGAACTGCCGTGCAGTTCCACATTTTTGCCGCGGGTAACGATCAAAAATGCGATCGCGAGCAAAGAACCTACCATCAAGGTAGCGTAACTCAGCATCATGACGCTCACATGCATCATCAGCCAGTTGGATTTGAGGGCGGGAACCAAGGGAGCAGAAGTTTGCATGCGTTGCGGCAGTTGTAGGGCGGCAAAAGCGGTAATTCCCATAGCTACCGGTGACGTAAAAACGCCCACCAAACGGCTGCGACTCATGGATTCTGCCAGCAAATGGACCCCTGTCAGTCCCCAACAAAGGAAAAACAGAGATTCGTATAAATTGCTTATGGGAAAATAACCGGCTTCTATCCAGCGAGAGACCAACAAAGCTGTCACGGTGAGGTTGGCAATGGCCATGCCAGTGGTACCCATGGTTTGAAGGTAGGGAAGGCGGGAAAAAGATGCTCCCACCCAGTAAACCAACATAGTAACAAACAAAACCGCAAACGAAATATTATCCAGCCAGTTCTGGAGTGCAACCAGATCCATTGAGCGTTCTCCTCTGATGTGCAACGGATATTTTGATATCGAGTGCTAATTATCTTAGCCTTTTCGATCCTATCGATTCTTGGACCTTGCTGCTAAGAAAATTGGGATTGGAAGCACGAACGTACATCTTCCAATCCCAAGGTCATGGCTTGTCAAAAGCCGTTAGTTAGAATGAACATCGATCGCAGCTTACGAAATGCCGGCACAGAATTCCACCAATCGGTCCATTTGAGCTGGTGTATTCAGTTCGGTGGTACAAATTAACAGGTCGTTGTCCATG
Encoded proteins:
- the ccsB gene encoding c-type cytochrome biogenesis protein CcsB, which encodes MDLVALQNWLDNISFAVLFVTMLVYWVGASFSRLPYLQTMGTTGMAIANLTVTALLVSRWIEAGYFPISNLYESLFFLCWGLTGVHLLAESMSRSRLVGVFTSPVAMGITAFAALQLPQRMQTSAPLVPALKSNWLMMHVSVMMLSYATLMVGSLLAIAFLIVTRGKNVELHGSSVGNGSFRNYRKDTSANQMPSMSANAFASNGNSYTNNGSSSNNPTGSTAVLERTTATTVTTEGNTLSLSPHRLNLAETLDNLSYRIIGLGFPLLTIGIIAGAVWANEAWGTYWSWDPKETWALIVWLVFAAYLHARITRGWQGRKPAILASAGLVVVWICYLGVNLLGKGLHSYGWFF